One Rhizobium tropici CIAT 899 genomic window carries:
- a CDS encoding transcriptional repressor TraM, producing the protein MQDAGSSQAGGDQRKPRYDLMDKAELETLTVAAIREHRRLLAADQAVYEEWIRASEDPTIVSSVLETLQEEHFARQTRAAAQQDELSDMLDALGFVPEVPVDDDVS; encoded by the coding sequence ATGCAAGATGCGGGTTCCTCGCAAGCCGGAGGAGACCAGAGGAAACCTCGATATGATTTGATGGACAAGGCGGAATTGGAGACGCTGACAGTGGCCGCCATTCGCGAACATCGCCGTCTGCTCGCCGCCGATCAGGCCGTCTACGAGGAGTGGATACGCGCGAGCGAGGATCCTACGATCGTCAGTTCGGTTCTGGAGACGCTCCAGGAAGAGCATTTTGCGCGCCAAACAAGGGCCGCAGCTCAGCAGGACGAGCTTTCGGATATGCTCGACGCACTCGGCTTCGTGCCGGAAGTACCGGTCGATGACGATGTCAGCTAG
- a CDS encoding autoinducer binding domain-containing protein: MDGEFRSLVDMLEAAQDELTIKGAMKRFARSCGYERFAYLQKEGAQIKTFNTYPKPWERTYLSADYSNIDPVVTQAKRKGDIFFWTADDWRPRGSSELRKFRNESIEHGIRCGMTIPVEGSYGTSMMLTFASSERNVELPVAFDPKRAVQLVMMIHYRLKMIGGKTTLNPKQALSPREMDCLIWAAKGKSTLTTANLVGIAFRTVQHHLDKARGKLGAESVPHLVAIAKDRGLLPPS, encoded by the coding sequence GTGGATGGAGAATTTCGCTCGCTCGTCGACATGTTGGAAGCTGCGCAGGATGAGCTTACGATCAAGGGTGCCATGAAACGCTTCGCGCGTTCCTGCGGCTACGAGCGGTTTGCCTATCTGCAAAAGGAAGGCGCCCAAATCAAGACCTTCAACACCTATCCAAAGCCGTGGGAACGCACCTATCTCTCGGCCGATTACTCCAATATCGATCCGGTCGTGACGCAAGCCAAACGGAAAGGCGATATTTTCTTCTGGACGGCGGACGATTGGAGACCGCGCGGCTCGTCTGAGCTCAGAAAGTTTCGCAACGAGTCGATCGAGCACGGAATCCGTTGTGGCATGACCATTCCCGTGGAAGGCAGCTACGGAACATCGATGATGCTGACCTTCGCATCCTCCGAAAGGAATGTGGAACTGCCGGTCGCTTTTGACCCGAAACGGGCAGTGCAATTGGTGATGATGATCCATTATCGCTTGAAGATGATCGGCGGCAAGACCACCCTCAATCCAAAGCAGGCGCTGTCGCCGCGTGAAATGGACTGCTTGATCTGGGCGGCAAAAGGAAAGAGTACGCTTACAACCGCCAATTTGGTCGGCATCGCGTTCCGGACTGTGCAGCACCATCTCGATAAGGCGCGTGGCAAGCTCGGCGCCGAGTCGGTGCCGCATCTTGTGGCGATCGCCAAGGATCGGGGTTTGCTGCCTCCCAGCTAG